A window of Acidimicrobiales bacterium genomic DNA:
CACCCGTCGCCGTCCGGAGGCAAGGTCCTCCGCCGCCTCGACCGGGTACTCCTCGGCCACCCAGCGGGCTTCCGGGGCCAGGTCGAGGACGACCACGGGGTCGTCGGGGCGCGGGTTGAACACGGGCGGCTGCACGGCGGAGGGCCGGGGCTCGAACCGGTCGTCCAGGAGGGTGGCCGAGCGCGTCCTGTCGACCCGGAAGACCCGGTCGGCCGTCGCCCGGTGGCACCACGCCGCCACGTACCACTGACCGGCGGCGTTGAACACCTGGTGGGGGTCGATCACCCGCCGGGCCCAGGCGTCGCGTCCGAACGAGTAGTAGTCGATCTCCACCTGGCGGCGCTCGGCCGACGCCTGCTGGAGGGCGGCGAGCACCTCGGGCGGAGCCGCCCCCAGCTCCACGCCCACCGCCTCGTCGGGGTCCACGCCGAGCACGGCCGCCACCTTGGCCAGGCCGCGCGCCAGCGGGCCCTCCGGATCGGTTCCCGGGACGGCGAGGAGCGCGTTGCCGGCGGCGACCAGGGCCAGCCCTTCGGCGGGCGTCAGGCGCAGCGGGCGGTCGAACCAGTCCGCGAACCGGATCCACACGCGCCCGTCCTCGACCGCGGCGTCGATGAGAGTGTCGGGGGTGAACGGGTGGACGCCGCAGAGGAAGAGCAGGCCCAGGTCCTCGACGACCTCGTCCTCGGTGCAGCCGAACCGCATGCACACGTCCTCGATGGCCGGACCGTCCTCGCCGGCGACCCACGGCACCATGGCCAGCAGGCGGCGCAGGCGGCGATCGGCCGGCGCGACGGGACTCATCGGGTCACGAAAGCGTCGAGCCATGCGAGCATGTCCGCACGCACCTCCGACGGGCCGAGTACCTCGGCGTGGTCGAGGAACCCGAGGGCGAACGTGCGGAAGGCGGCCCTGTTCGTGACCGGCAGGGCGAGGACGACGGAGCCGTCGGGGCGCCGCTCCCGCACGGCCGCCCCTCCGGTGCGGGCCTCGGCCCATCCCGCCTGGTCGGCGTCGACCAGGAGCAGGGCCTCGACCTCCTCCTCGTCGCCCATGCGCCACGGGGCCGGCGCCGGACCGGGGCGGGCCGCCGGCCTCTCGAAGGCCTGGGGTGGGCCCGGTCGGGGGGCGGAGTCGATGCGGTCGAGCCGGAAGTTCCGGTCCTGCCCGCGGGCGTGGTCGTGGCCGATCAGGTACCAGTGGCCGCCGCTGTAGGAGAGGCGGTACGGATCGACCGTCCGCTCGGTGGAGCGGTAGCCGAACCGCACGGTGCGCCGCTCACCCAGCGCAGCGAAGAGCACGGGCAGGTGCTCGCTCCCGGGCAGGGCGGCCACCGGGGCGTCCCGGCCGGCCCGGCCGGTGGCCCCGCCGAGCTTCCAGATGGCGGTGGCCGCGTCCCCGGGCCCGTCGTCGCCCGCCGCCCCGAGGCGCACGGTGGACGCGGCCAGGTGCAGCGCTGCCAGCTCGTCGGGCGCCAGGTGCGGATCGGGCAGGCGGTACTGCTCGGGCGGGATGCGGTAGCCCTCGGCACCCTCGGCATGGTCGCCGTCGAGGGGCTCGAGCACCACGGGGATGCCCATGGCCCGGAGGGCGTCCTTGTCGCGTTCGAACGCCCGGCGGGCCGACTCGCCTTCGCCGTAGCCCGGAACCCGCCGCTGGATCTCCGCCCGGGAGAGGGGCCGGCCGGCGTCGAGCAGTGCGGCGACCAGGTTGAGCAGGCGTTCGAGCCGGTTCACCCGCCCGACGCTACCGAGGCGGCCAGGACGCCGGCGGCGGCCGCGTAGGCGTGGAACCGGGGATCCTCGGCCGGCGTCCGGCTCATGCTGGTCACGGCCAGCCCAGCCGACCGGAGCAGGGCGACGACGTCGGGGATGTCGACGTCCACGACCTCGTGCCTGCCGGCGGCCGGGTGCGGCTCGCCCCGTGGGACGGCGACGAGGGCCTTCTCGCGCGCCAGCTCGAGCACGGTGGCCGAGTGGTGACTCAGCCCGTGGTGGCGGGCTCGGGTATCGGCGTCGGACCAGCGCAGGGCCACGATGACGTCGGCGTGACGGCGGGCGGCGGCATCGATGAGCGAGGCCCCTTCGACCGCACCGTGGCCGTGCCGGGTGCCGGTGCCGACGATCCCCGGCCCGGGCGCCACGACCACGGCGTCGGCGCCGGCCACGGACACGGCGACGTCGAGGCCGGACAGGGGGTTGACCGCCTCGTGGTCGCCGCCGAACGCCTGCCCCGCCGACACGGTGGCCGCCAGCAGATCCCGCTGACGCAGATCCGCCACCAGATCCGACAACGCGAGCGGCAGCGCGGCAGAGTCGGTCATCACGTGGACCAGCCGCCGGCCGGGAGCGGTCGCCGCGAAGGCGCAGGCGACGGCGGCCAGGTGGCTGTGCAGCGGGCACACCACGACGGGCACCCCGGCCAACGACCGGGGAGGGGCGTAGCCCTCGGCCTCCTCGGCGACCCCGGCGTCCACCTGGACGGAGGTGTACCGCACCTTCATCACATGCCCACCCCCGGGAAGGGAGAGCTCGGATCGCGACAGGTTCCAGTGCACCACGTCCCAGCCCCCGGTCCCCAGACCGAGGTCCACCGCGGTCGTGTTCACGACCACCGAGTCCCCGACGGCCACGGGCCCGACCAGATGCGTGAGCACGTACGCGCGCCGCCCGGAGTCGAGGGACACCCGCTGCAACCCGTCCCGTTGGGACACAAGCGCGGCGACAACGTGCGTCGAGAAGCTCGGCACGCTCAGCGCGCCGCCCGGCGGCGGCCGCCGGCGGGCGGGCCGGACGGGAGGGGACCCGGCGGAGGGGCCCAGCCGCCGGCCGGGGTGGACCGGAATGGGAGGAGCCCCTGAGGCTCAGGACCGGCCGCTCGCCCGGGGGCGAGAAGCGGTGCCCTCACAGGGAGGCGATGAGCTTCTCGACGCGCTCGTCCTTGGCTTTGAACGGGTCCTTGCACAGCACCGTTCGCTGCGCCTGGTCGTTCAGCTTGAGGTGGACCCAGTCCACCGTGAAGTCGCGCCGCCGTTCCTTGGCCCGCTTGATGAACTCGCCCCGCAGCTTGGCGCGGGTGGTCTGCGGGGGCTCGTCGACGGCGGTGTTGATGGCCTCGTCGGTGCAGATGCGCTCCACCATGCCGCGCTGCTGCATCTTGTAGAACAGCCCGCGCTCCTGGGACACGTCGTGGTACTGGAGGTCCATCAGGGCGATCTTGGGATGGGTGAGCGGCACGCCGTGGCGGGCCTGGTAGCCGTCGAGGAGCTTGTACTTGATCACCCAGTCGCACTCCCGGTCGAGCGACATCGGATCCTTCTCCAGGCCGTTGAGGCAGTGCTCCCACATCATCAGGGCCTGCTCCTCGAGGGGGCTCAGCCCACGCTGGGCGTGGTACTTCTGGGCCCTCGTGAGGTACTCGGACTGGATGTCGATGGCGGTGACCTCGCGGCCGTTGGCCAGGCGGACCCGTCGTTTGCAGGTGGGATCGTGGCTGATCTCGCGTATGGCCCGGATCGGGTTCTCCAGGGTCATCTCCCGGAGCACCACGTTCGGGTCCTCCAGCATCCGCAGCATGATGCTGGTGGCGCCGACCTTCAGGAAGGTGGCGTACTCGCTCATGTTGGAATCGCCCACGATCACGTGGAGGCGCCGGAACCGCTCGGCGTCGGCATGGGGCTCGTCGCGCGTGTTGATGATGGGCCGGCTGCGGGTGGTGGCGCTGCTCACGCCCTCCCAGATGTGCTCGGCCCGCTGGGCCATGCAGTACACCGCGCCCCGCGCCGTCTGCAGCACCTTCCCGGCGCCGGCGTAGATCTGGCGGGAGACGAAGAACGGGATCAGCACGTCGGCGTAGTGGCCGAAATCGTCCCGCCGGCTCGTCAGGTAGTTCTCGTGGCAGCCGTAGGAGTTGCCGGCCGAGTCCGTGTTGTTCTTGAACAGGTAGATGACCCCCCGGATGCCTTCCTCCCGGAGTCGCTGCTCGGCGCTGAGCAGCAGGTGCTCGAGGATCCGCTCCCCCGCCTTGTCGTGCACGACCAGGTCGTAGATCGAGTCGCACTCGGGCGTGGCGTACTCGGGATGGCTGCCCACGTCGAGGTAGAGGCGGGCCCCGTTCTCCAGGAAGACGTTGCTGCTGCGGCCCCAGCTGACCACCCGGCGGAACAGGTAGCGGGCGACCTCGTCGGGGCTCAGCCGGCGCTGCCCGCGGAGCGTGCAGGTGACGCCGTACTCGTTCTCGAGCCCGAAGATGCGTCGATCCATCGTGGGTGGGTGCCCCCCTGGCGAGCCGGGTGTGTCCTCCACGGTACCGTTCGCCTTCATGGATGCGGGCCCGATGGTCCACCTCCGCTCGGTTGCCGACACGTTCCACGCCCGGGTCATCGCCGCCAGGCTCGGCTCGGACGGCATCGTCACCGAGCTGCGGGGAGCGGTCGACGGCCCGTACCCCGGCCTCGGCGAGGTCCGCATCTACGTCGCCGCCGAGGACCTGGCCGTCGCCCGGGAGCTGCTGCTCGCCGACGAGGTGGAATCGGCCTTCGAGGACCCCGACGACCTCGACGCACCGGGCCGCAGGCGGGTGCTGCCGGCCTGGCTGGCCGTCGCGGTGCTCGTCGCCGTGGCCGCCGCTTGGCTGGCCCGGGCGTACTAGCGGGCGTCAGCCCGCAGGGGCGTCGCCGTTCGACCCGTCGGCGGCCGGCGGCGGTGCTTCGGGCGGCGTGCCCGGTGCGGAGGGCTCGGGACGTTCGAGCAGCGCGCCCAGCTCGGCGTCGACGATGCGGTGGAACGCCCGGCGTTCCCGGGGTCGCTCCAGTACCGCCGCCTCGAGGTCGGACGGCTGCAGCGTGCGCTCCGGGCCGGCCAGCGCGGCGACAGCGGCCTCAAGGGCGTCGACCAGCGACCATCCCTCGGTGAAGGCCTCGGCCATGCGGTCGTGGATGGCGTCGGCCTCCCCGCCGAGGACGGCGAACTGGTCCTCGTCGTAGATCGTGCCGCTGAAGTCGATGTGGTACAGCTGATCGGAGCCCTCGCCGTTCTGGGGCCCGACCTCGGCGACGAGGATCTCGACCTCCATCGGCTTGATCTCGCGGGTGAACACCTGGCCGAGCCACTGGGCGTAGGCGTTGGCCAGCGACCGGGCGTCGACGTCCTCCCTGCTGTACTCGTAGCCCTTCACGTCGGCGTGACGGACCCCGCCCACCCGCAGCTGGTCGAACTCGTTGAACTTCCCGACGCCGGCGAAGGCGATGCGGTCGTAGATCTCGCTGATCTTGTGCAGGGTGCGGGACGGGTTCTCGGCCGCCAGCAGGATGCCGTCGGCGTAGGTGACGCCGATGAGGGAACGGCCGCGGGCGATGCCCTTGCGGGCATAGTCGGCCTTGTCCTTCATCATCTGCTCGGGGGCGACGTAGAACGGCATGCTCATCGGGTCACGCTCCTGCCGGCGGCGAGGCGGTCGACGTCGCTCACGGGTGCATCCCCCGGTTGGTGCGGCGGTCGATGAGGGCGCCGAAGCGGGCGGCCACCTCCGACTCCGGCAGCCGGCTGAAGCCGGCCTGGGCGATGGTGGCGATCACGGGGTAGATGCCGCGAACGGGATCGGGACCGCCTGTGGCGCTGTCCTCTTCGGCCGCCTCGTACAGGCTTTGGATGGCCAGCTCGACGGCGGCGTCGAGGTCCATGCCCTCCTTCCACCCGAGCTTGATGGTGGTGCGGGCGTCCCGCCCCCCCGAGCCGTCGGCGTGGTAGTCGGCCTCCTCGTAGCGGCCGCCGGTGACGTCGTAGGTGAAGATGCGGCCGCGGCGGCGGCGGAGGTCGTAGCCGGCGAAGATGGGGACGACGATCAGCCCCTGGAAGGCCATCGGCATGTTGGCCCGGATCATCCCCGCCAGCTGGTTGGCCTTGCCTTCGAGGCTGAGGGCGGCGCCCTCCACCTTCTCGTAGTGCTCCAGCTGGAGCTGGAAGAGCTTCACCATCTCCATGGCCGGACCCGCCGCGCCGGCGATGGCCACGCCCGAGTGGCGGTCGGCCGGGTACACCTTCTCCATGTTGCGGTGGGCGATGGTGGAGCCGGCCGTGGCCCGGCGGTCGCCGGCCATCACCACGCCGTCGCCGTAGCGGATGGCGACGATGGTGGTGCCGTGGGTGATGGTGGCCGGATCGTCGACCGGGAACTGGTGGGGCCCGCCCCGCAGCCGGTGCAACAGGTTGGCGAAGCTCGGCCCCGGGTCGTCCGTCGGAGGGAAGAGCGGCAGGTTCATGGCCCGCCGGAGGCTAGTTGCTGGCTGCGCCCGCCGACATCGCCACGAGGTCGGTCAGCCGGGCCGTCAGCCGGTCTGCAAAGACGTACTCGGCGGCACGGCTGAGGAGTTCAGGCGAGTCCTCGAAGTCGCCGAGCGCGTTGTTGCACCGAAAGCACAGGAGCCCACGGATTCGGCCGCTTCCATGGTGGTGATCGACGTGAAGCGAGATCCCCGGGGTCGGACGCCGCCCGCAGACAGCGCAGACGCCGGCCTGGGCGGCGAGAAGCTCGTCGTACCTCTCGGGCGTGATGCCATACGTGCGACGCAGGTACCCCGCTCGTTCCCGGAGCCGACCCTCGCGAGACTGCTTCATCCGGCGCTGGTTCGCCAGGTACTGCTCACGGTGCTCGTCGCGCCAACGCTTCGCTCGCTCGATCGACTGCTCCCGGACCTTCGGGTACCGCTCCTTGGCTCTGGTTCGAAAGCAGTCCTTACAGTCGCCCCGGAGGCCGTCGCGCCCGCCGGTGGCCTTGTAATAGTTCTCGAGGGGCTGGAGCACGCCGCACTTCGTGCACTTCTTCATGGCTCCATTGTAGCGAACGTACGTTCGCTACACAAGGAGAATTGCCTGTCCAGAGGCTTGCTTGTACGAAACTACTGGCCGCCCTTCTGCACGTACGAACGGACAAAGTCCTCGGCGTTCTCCTCGAGCACCTCGTCGATTTCGTCCAAAAGCTCGTCCAGCTCCGCCTTGATCTTGTCGCCCTGCTTGGAGTCAGCGGGCGCGGCCTCGTCGACCTCCTCGGCCTGCCGGGTGGTCGACTGCTTCTTCTTCTGCTCTCGCTCTGCCATCGCTCGCTGCCTCCTCAGGAGCCCAGCCGCTCCAACAGCTCGGCCGGGCTGGTACATCCATCCAACAACGTATCGACCATCGAGGCCGTTCCTTTGAGCGGCTCCATCATCGGAACCCTGCGCAGCGGGTCGCCGCCCAGGTCGAAGACCAGTGAATCCCAGTTCGCCGCCGCGATGGAGGATCCCCAGCGCTGGAGGCACTTGCCCCGGAAGTACGCACGGGTGTCGCGAGGGGGCTCGGTGACCGCCTCTGCCACCGACGCCTCGGGGACGAGGCGCTCCATGCCGACCCTGGCGAACAGCGAACGGCCGGGTTCGAGCGAGTGGTACTGGAGATCCATGGCCGCCAGCTTGTGGTCCGACCAGGAGAGACCGTGGCGATCCCGGTAGCCGCTGACCAGCCGGTACTTGGCCACCCAGTCGAGCTGGTCGGCCAGCTCCATCGGGTCGCTCTCCAATCCGGTGAGCACCGCTTCCCACCGGCGCATCACCTCGGCGGCCACATCGGCGCCCAATGGCTCGAGGCCGCGGTCCTCGGCGTACTTGCGGGCCAGGTCGAAGTACTCCCACTGGATCTCCAGCGCCGTCATGCGCCGGCCGTCGGCCATCTCCACCGGCTCCCGTAGGCCGAGGTCGTAGGAGATCCGCCGCAAGGAGCGCACGGGGGTCGCGAAGGTGAAGTCCCGGTCCCCGAACCAGTCGTCCTCGATCATGCACAGCACGATCGACGTCACCCCGACCTTCAGCAGGTTGGCGACCTCCGACAGGTTGGCGTCGCCCACGATCACGTGGAGCCGCCGGTACTTCGACGCGTCGGCGTGAGGCTCGTCGCGGGTGTTGACGATCGGCCGCTTCAGCGTGGTCTCGAGGCCGACCTCCTCCTCGAAGAAGTCCGCCCGCTGGGTGAGCTGGAACGGGACGTCGACGCCACCGGTGGACGACGCCTCCGTCCCGACCTTGCCCGCCCCGCAGTAGATCTGGCGGGTGACGAAGTGGGGCATCACGTGCTGCACGATCCGGCCGAACGGGGCCTGGCGGTCGACCAGGTAGTTCTCGTGGGTGCCGTACGAGTTGCCCTTGCGGTCGGAGTTGTTCTTGTACACGGCGATCGACTGCCCGGGCGGGAGGAGCCGGGCGGCGGCCTCCATCGAGCGGACGAGGATCAGCTCCCCCGCCTTGTCGTACCGGACGCACTCCAGGGCATCGGCACACTCGGGCGTCGAGAACTCGGGATGGGCATGGTCGACGTAGTAGCGGGAGCCGTTGGTGAGGACGGCATTGACGAGGTGCGTCTCGACCTCGGGTGCGACCGTGCCCTCGCGGGCGAAGCCCCGAGCGTCGTTGCCGGGCGACTCGTCCTCGAAGTCCCACGCCACCTTGCGGGCCAGCTCGCTGACGTAGGCGTTGATGAGCACCGACGACGCCGCGATCGGGTTCGACTCCCCCGCGCCACGGTGCACGATCCCGTACTCCGTCTCCATGCCCACGACCTTGGCGATGGCCACGAAGCGACCCTACAACCCCCCGAACACCAGCTTGCGTCCACGCGCACAAGAGGACGAGGGCGAAGAATCGGGCTTGAAACCCGCCGGCCAGCTGCCGACACCGAAACTACAGGTACTGGCCGGTGCCCACCCGCTCGATGGCCCGCCCGCCCGTGGGCTCGCCCTTGC
This region includes:
- a CDS encoding WYL domain-containing protein — protein: MSPVAPADRRLRRLLAMVPWVAGEDGPAIEDVCMRFGCTEDEVVEDLGLLFLCGVHPFTPDTLIDAAVEDGRVWIRFADWFDRPLRLTPAEGLALVAAGNALLAVPGTDPEGPLARGLAKVAAVLGVDPDEAVGVELGAAPPEVLAALQQASAERRQVEIDYYSFGRDAWARRVIDPHQVFNAAGQWYVAAWCHRATADRVFRVDRTRSATLLDDRFEPRPSAVQPPVFNPRPDDPVVVLDLAPEARWVAEEYPVEAAEDLASGRRRVRLRVSERAWLERLLLRLGPAADVVGGDPAMAAEAAARVATRYRGREDRR
- a CDS encoding WYL domain-containing protein; protein product: MNRLERLLNLVAALLDAGRPLSRAEIQRRVPGYGEGESARRAFERDKDALRAMGIPVVLEPLDGDHAEGAEGYRIPPEQYRLPDPHLAPDELAALHLAASTVRLGAAGDDGPGDAATAIWKLGGATGRAGRDAPVAALPGSEHLPVLFAALGERRTVRFGYRSTERTVDPYRLSYSGGHWYLIGHDHARGQDRNFRLDRIDSAPRPGPPQAFERPAARPGPAPAPWRMGDEEEVEALLLVDADQAGWAEARTGGAAVRERRPDGSVVLALPVTNRAAFRTFALGFLDHAEVLGPSEVRADMLAWLDAFVTR
- a CDS encoding DUF3866 family protein, which codes for MSLDSGRRAYVLTHLVGPVAVGDSVVVNTTAVDLGLGTGGWDVVHWNLSRSELSLPGGGHVMKVRYTSVQVDAGVAEEAEGYAPPRSLAGVPVVVCPLHSHLAAVACAFAATAPGRRLVHVMTDSAALPLALSDLVADLRQRDLLAATVSAGQAFGGDHEAVNPLSGLDVAVSVAGADAVVVAPGPGIVGTGTRHGHGAVEGASLIDAAARRHADVIVALRWSDADTRARHHGLSHHSATVLELAREKALVAVPRGEPHPAAGRHEVVDVDIPDVVALLRSAGLAVTSMSRTPAEDPRFHAYAAAAGVLAASVASGG
- the pafA gene encoding Pup--protein ligase; amino-acid sequence: MDRRIFGLENEYGVTCTLRGQRRLSPDEVARYLFRRVVSWGRSSNVFLENGARLYLDVGSHPEYATPECDSIYDLVVHDKAGERILEHLLLSAEQRLREEGIRGVIYLFKNNTDSAGNSYGCHENYLTSRRDDFGHYADVLIPFFVSRQIYAGAGKVLQTARGAVYCMAQRAEHIWEGVSSATTRSRPIINTRDEPHADAERFRRLHVIVGDSNMSEYATFLKVGATSIMLRMLEDPNVVLREMTLENPIRAIREISHDPTCKRRVRLANGREVTAIDIQSEYLTRAQKYHAQRGLSPLEEQALMMWEHCLNGLEKDPMSLDRECDWVIKYKLLDGYQARHGVPLTHPKIALMDLQYHDVSQERGLFYKMQQRGMVERICTDEAINTAVDEPPQTTRAKLRGEFIKRAKERRRDFTVDWVHLKLNDQAQRTVLCKDPFKAKDERVEKLIASL
- a CDS encoding DUF2007 domain-containing protein; translated protein: MDAGPMVHLRSVADTFHARVIAARLGSDGIVTELRGAVDGPYPGLGEVRIYVAAEDLAVARELLLADEVESAFEDPDDLDAPGRRRVLPAWLAVAVLVAVAAAWLARAY
- the prcA gene encoding proteasome subunit alpha, producing MSMPFYVAPEQMMKDKADYARKGIARGRSLIGVTYADGILLAAENPSRTLHKISEIYDRIAFAGVGKFNEFDQLRVGGVRHADVKGYEYSREDVDARSLANAYAQWLGQVFTREIKPMEVEILVAEVGPQNGEGSDQLYHIDFSGTIYDEDQFAVLGGEADAIHDRMAEAFTEGWSLVDALEAAVAALAGPERTLQPSDLEAAVLERPRERRAFHRIVDAELGALLERPEPSAPGTPPEAPPPAADGSNGDAPAG
- the prcB gene encoding proteasome subunit beta yields the protein MNLPLFPPTDDPGPSFANLLHRLRGGPHQFPVDDPATITHGTTIVAIRYGDGVVMAGDRRATAGSTIAHRNMEKVYPADRHSGVAIAGAAGPAMEMVKLFQLQLEHYEKVEGAALSLEGKANQLAGMIRANMPMAFQGLIVVPIFAGYDLRRRRGRIFTYDVTGGRYEEADYHADGSGGRDARTTIKLGWKEGMDLDAAVELAIQSLYEAAEEDSATGGPDPVRGIYPVIATIAQAGFSRLPESEVAARFGALIDRRTNRGMHP
- a CDS encoding endonuclease VII domain-containing protein codes for the protein MKKCTKCGVLQPLENYYKATGGRDGLRGDCKDCFRTRAKERYPKVREQSIERAKRWRDEHREQYLANQRRMKQSREGRLRERAGYLRRTYGITPERYDELLAAQAGVCAVCGRRPTPGISLHVDHHHGSGRIRGLLCFRCNNALGDFEDSPELLSRAAEYVFADRLTARLTDLVAMSAGAASN
- a CDS encoding ubiquitin-like protein Pup yields the protein MAEREQKKKQSTTRQAEEVDEAAPADSKQGDKIKAELDELLDEIDEVLEENAEDFVRSYVQKGGQ
- the dop gene encoding depupylase/deamidase Dop is translated as MAIAKVVGMETEYGIVHRGAGESNPIAASSVLINAYVSELARKVAWDFEDESPGNDARGFAREGTVAPEVETHLVNAVLTNGSRYYVDHAHPEFSTPECADALECVRYDKAGELILVRSMEAAARLLPPGQSIAVYKNNSDRKGNSYGTHENYLVDRQAPFGRIVQHVMPHFVTRQIYCGAGKVGTEASSTGGVDVPFQLTQRADFFEEEVGLETTLKRPIVNTRDEPHADASKYRRLHVIVGDANLSEVANLLKVGVTSIVLCMIEDDWFGDRDFTFATPVRSLRRISYDLGLREPVEMADGRRMTALEIQWEYFDLARKYAEDRGLEPLGADVAAEVMRRWEAVLTGLESDPMELADQLDWVAKYRLVSGYRDRHGLSWSDHKLAAMDLQYHSLEPGRSLFARVGMERLVPEASVAEAVTEPPRDTRAYFRGKCLQRWGSSIAAANWDSLVFDLGGDPLRRVPMMEPLKGTASMVDTLLDGCTSPAELLERLGS